Part of the Corticium candelabrum chromosome 15, ooCorCand1.1, whole genome shotgun sequence genome, CAAGACGACCTCCCGGTTTTAGACTGTTGTAAATGTCATTTAATATGCCAGGACGTTCAGTTCGTCTAAACCAATGAAACACGTAATTGCTAAATATTCCATCAAATGGACCGAAGGATAGTGCTTCATGAATGCTACCTAACTCAAACGCTACTGGCACATCAATTGTTAGCTGCTCCTTTGCTATAGCAATTCTGCACGGATCAGGATCAACACCGACCACACGCCCAGAGTCACCAACGAGAGATGCCAACTGCATAGTCAGTCGTCCTGTACCGCAGCCGAGATCGAGAATGAACTCTCCACGCTTTGGTTTCAGCATCTCGTGCATGAGAGAGCAACCTCCTTGAAACTGCAAGTCCGAGTGCTGGTGGTACATCTCACCGTTGTCCATGCTCCTCCAAAGTGAGTCGATCGATCACGTGGGTAAAAAGAGTGGAGGGCTTCTAAATAAAGTTGAACATACGTGAGCATGACGTCATAGAGAACGCCttattaaaaaaattaatccAACACAAAATATAGATTTTCAATAACTACATACTCAGCGATGGCTAGTCTAGAGGAAGGTGTCTTTCACAGAGAGCAGCCAATCGGGACACAAGATCATCTACGCTACTCTTCAGTTTGTTAGTTGTCAACATAATGAAAAATCTAGGGCGtgaagaactgctgcagcgctACTTGAGAGCGGTGTTAATAGACGATATTCGGAGAGCTCCCTTCGCCgatcttgctgtacacaaagtccacgtttccgggtctgcttctgaaccgtagatcatcttgccgttgactaggctttgtaagtaagtttactacttaccatttcgtgcatcttgtgagagactttgccggCGTAGAGaggcgtaggaagccatttcttaaGTGCGGCTTCTCGaaggtaagagactgctgttcaagctgaaggcgcctgattcacattctgaacagatacacgtggagttgaagcacagactactcatttcCTAGAGATAGATTAgttttggcgagtgaaatcatgccacctgggaacccatttcgggtaaccagacatgtaggcgttccgcgttgtttctgggcagtctagcttgcttctgtatatatgtgattggccaagtcgaagttctaactgtgataacttgcactcgataagtacactgacgcggatcagagtacagtacacgtactctgtagtctgcttacaattagcactgccagtctacaagtcccagcaacagttatgtctaaagtaacacaacacatacgcactattccatagctggTGCTAGTGAATTCTTACCTTCTTCGGTGACCTCGTGACAATGATTCTTTGTAGACTGTGCTGTTGCGTGGTTACCGATACCTGAGCCAGCCTGCGTAATGAAAGCGTGGCTAACGAAGAGTGGGCGGAGCCCGGCTAGCCATACATGGTCCGGAAGAACTCATGTCCGGCGGGCGAATTTTTTGGAGACGAGCTTACGACCCCAAAAAAGtctgttcacgaattagaAGGACTCGTGCCTGAGGGTTGGACCTTAGCTAAACAGATTATCAAGAAA contains:
- the LOC134191508 gene encoding arsenite methyltransferase-like, with the protein product MDNGEMYHQHSDLQFQGGCSLMHEMLKPKRGEFILDLGCGTGRLTMQLASLVGDSGRVVGVDPDPCRIAIAKEQLTIDVPVAFELGSIHEALSFGPFDGIFSNYVFHWFRRTERPGILNDIYNSLKPGGRLAYLLIPTQNHPNFLERDIFSRAMPDRDLERAMGVTFDSIETWLDICTGVGFIVDSYKITEVREKRASMQAQLQFFEAVVKSFRADMLNEKDIEELKALYGTGNGDETIHEITVMECLATKT